One part of the Nitrospiria bacterium genome encodes these proteins:
- a CDS encoding peptide chain release factor-like protein has product MPLFPVSGPKQKQLIERMQRLGIREEDLDESFVRSSGPGGQNVNKTSTAVVLVHRPTGITVKCQEARSQGLNRFLARRLMLDRIEGERLGAVSAERKRVEKIRRQKRRRSRRAKEKMLANKRHQAVKKRERGAVRPGEP; this is encoded by the coding sequence ATGCCCCTCTTCCCCGTTTCAGGCCCGAAACAGAAGCAATTGATCGAACGGATGCAGCGGCTCGGCATCCGGGAGGAGGATCTGGACGAAAGTTTCGTCCGTTCCTCCGGTCCGGGCGGACAAAACGTCAACAAGACCTCGACCGCCGTTGTGTTGGTCCACCGGCCGACCGGAATCACGGTCAAATGTCAGGAGGCGCGGTCGCAGGGCTTGAATCGTTTTTTGGCGCGACGGCTGATGCTGGATCGGATCGAAGGGGAGCGTCTCGGAGCTGTCAGCGCGGAACGGAAACGCGTCGAGAAGATCCGGCGGCAGAAACGCCGGCGGTCGCGCCGCGCCAAGGAAAAGATGCTGGCGAACAAGCGGCATCAAGCGGTCAAAAAACGCGAACGGGGGGCGGTGCGTCCGGGGGAGCCATAG
- a CDS encoding VOC family protein, translating to MAGKHIDHIAFRVADLEKAVKFYTEVMEFEVTDRFFIDFEDDTKARCAALKAKDGQGISVFLSEGVGEGGVVKEWVKEHGNALHHIAYAVDDIKKEVADMKKRGIQFTTEEVLDSEELTQIFTKPAPETGIIHEIIQRKGSKSFSVNNVKRLMASTRDLNKDETAKSARKK from the coding sequence ATGGCGGGAAAACATATCGATCACATCGCATTCCGCGTGGCCGATCTGGAAAAGGCCGTTAAATTTTACACCGAGGTGATGGAATTCGAAGTGACCGATCGGTTCTTTATCGACTTTGAGGACGATACCAAGGCCCGATGCGCCGCCCTCAAAGCGAAGGACGGCCAGGGGATCTCGGTCTTTCTCAGCGAGGGCGTGGGCGAGGGCGGCGTCGTCAAGGAATGGGTGAAGGAGCACGGAAACGCGCTGCACCACATCGCCTATGCCGTGGACGACATTAAAAAGGAAGTGGCCGACATGAAGAAAAGGGGGATCCAATTTACCACGGAAGAGGTGCTGGACAGCGAGGAGTTGACCCAGATCTTCACCAAACCGGCCCCCGAGACCGGAATCATTCACGAGATCATCCAACGCAAGGGAAGCAAGAGCTTCTCCGTCAACAACGTCAAACGCCTCATGGCTTCGACGAGAGATTTAAACAAAGACGAAACAGCTAAGTCCGCCAGAAAGAAATAA
- a CDS encoding CBS domain-containing protein, translating into MSLALLMKREIKKISVGTTIQEAARIMGIQKVGSLFVEKEGQLVGILTETDVVRKAAAKGLDLKKDAVESIISKPIISIELTRSPQDAFDLMGEVGIRHLGITERGKIVGVLSVRDLLVYFKKQSEPRMGID; encoded by the coding sequence ATGTCCTTAGCCCTATTAATGAAACGGGAAATCAAAAAAATTTCGGTGGGCACCACGATCCAGGAGGCGGCACGGATCATGGGGATCCAGAAGGTCGGCTCGTTGTTTGTCGAAAAAGAAGGTCAGCTGGTTGGGATTCTCACCGAGACCGACGTCGTCCGCAAGGCCGCGGCCAAAGGTCTCGATCTCAAGAAGGACGCGGTCGAATCGATCATCAGCAAACCGATCATCTCCATCGAGCTCACCCGATCGCCCCAGGATGCCTTCGACCTGATGGGGGAGGTGGGAATTAGGCACCTTGGAATCACCGAGCGCGGGAAGATCGTGGGGGTTCTATCCGTGCGCGACCTGCTGGTCTATTTCAAGAAACAGTCCGAGCCGCGCATGGGGATTGATTGA
- a CDS encoding zinc-binding dehydrogenase has protein sequence MSLGGGDASPYKSMKAVVFHEHGGPEKLVYQDVPTPAPGEDEVLIRVKACSINHVDIWVRQGIPAYKTTMPHISGCDVAGVVEAVGPGVTGINRGEKVIVAPGLSCFRCAYCLSGQDNMCIAYKIVGAHSNGGYAEYLNVPAINVLTMPGVLSFEDAASYPLAFVTAWHMLITRAELKAGQEVLVLAAGSGIGTAAIQIAKLAGAWVIAAAGRDDKLEKARALGADEGINYRREDFSNKIRELTGGKGVDIVFEHVGPETWDKSLTSLAKNGKLVTCGATSGPEARTDLRYIFSRQLSILGSMMGTRSELLEVTKLMEIGKLKPVIDSVFPLKEARKAQERMLERNSFGKLILVPS, from the coding sequence TTGTCATTGGGAGGGGGCGACGCGAGCCCCTATAAATCCATGAAGGCGGTCGTCTTTCACGAACACGGCGGTCCCGAAAAACTGGTCTATCAGGACGTCCCGACGCCGGCCCCCGGAGAGGACGAGGTCCTGATCCGGGTCAAGGCCTGCTCGATCAATCACGTGGACATCTGGGTCCGGCAGGGCATCCCGGCCTACAAGACCACGATGCCGCACATCTCGGGCTGCGACGTCGCCGGGGTCGTGGAGGCGGTCGGACCCGGTGTCACCGGGATCAACCGGGGTGAAAAAGTGATCGTGGCGCCGGGGCTGAGCTGCTTTCGGTGCGCCTACTGCCTTTCGGGGCAGGACAACATGTGCATCGCGTACAAGATCGTGGGCGCCCATTCCAATGGAGGATACGCGGAATACCTCAACGTCCCCGCGATCAATGTCCTCACCATGCCCGGCGTGCTGAGCTTTGAGGATGCCGCCTCCTACCCGCTGGCCTTCGTCACCGCGTGGCACATGCTCATCACGCGGGCCGAACTGAAGGCCGGTCAGGAGGTGCTGGTCCTGGCGGCCGGAAGCGGAATCGGAACCGCGGCGATCCAGATCGCGAAACTGGCCGGGGCCTGGGTGATCGCCGCGGCCGGCCGGGACGACAAGCTGGAAAAGGCCAGGGCCCTCGGCGCGGATGAGGGGATCAACTACCGACGGGAGGATTTCTCGAACAAGATCCGCGAGCTCACCGGTGGGAAGGGCGTCGACATCGTTTTCGAACATGTCGGGCCGGAGACCTGGGACAAAAGCCTCACCTCCCTGGCGAAAAACGGGAAGCTCGTCACCTGCGGCGCCACCTCCGGACCGGAGGCCAGGACGGATCTCCGATACATCTTCTCGCGCCAGCTTTCGATCCTCGGCTCGATGATGGGGACGCGAAGCGAGCTGCTGGAAGTGACCAAGCTGATGGAAATCGGAAAGCTCAAGCCGGTCATTGATTCGGTCTTTCCCTTGAAGGAGGCGCGCAAGGCGCAGGAACGGATGCTGGAACGGAACAGCTTCGGCAAGCTGATCCTCGTCCCCTCCTAA